From a single Lentimicrobiaceae bacterium genomic region:
- a CDS encoding DUF4290 domain-containing protein, translating into MDYNSTREKLIIPEYGRNVQKMAAYVLTIEDREKRTNLAKALVNIMSQLHPDQRDTADYKRKLWDHLHIISNYQLDVDGPFPAPSPEERQEKPQRIPYPQEIIRFRPYGKNIAKIIEKACLFEDGPEKDALVKNIANHLKKSYLNWNRDSVNDELITDHLKELSHGKLKLSDDMRLAHTNDLLSKNTEQRNAPSNSNNNRKKKFNPRNDKNSNFRDMRHRKKN; encoded by the coding sequence ATGGATTATAACAGCACGCGTGAAAAACTCATTATACCTGAGTACGGACGCAATGTACAGAAAATGGCAGCCTATGTCCTGACCATAGAAGATCGTGAAAAAAGGACCAACCTGGCCAAAGCTCTGGTAAATATTATGTCGCAATTACATCCCGATCAGCGCGACACAGCCGATTACAAAAGAAAATTATGGGATCATCTGCATATTATTTCAAATTATCAGCTTGATGTTGATGGCCCTTTTCCGGCACCTTCACCTGAAGAAAGGCAGGAAAAACCACAGCGTATCCCCTACCCGCAGGAAATTATCAGGTTCAGGCCTTATGGCAAGAATATTGCTAAAATCATTGAAAAAGCCTGCCTGTTTGAAGATGGCCCTGAAAAAGACGCCCTTGTTAAAAACATAGCCAACCATCTTAAAAAATCCTACCTCAACTGGAATCGCGACTCAGTGAATGACGAACTGATTACCGACCACCTGAAAGAGCTTTCGCACGGCAAACTGAAGCTGAGCGACGATATGCGCCTTGCGCACACCAACGATTTGCTTTCTAAAAATACAGAGCAAAGAAACGCCCCTTCCAATTCAAACAATAACCGCAAGAAAAAATTCAACCCCAGAAACGACAAGAACAGCAACTTCCGTGATATGCGGCACAGGAAAAAGAACTAA
- a CDS encoding nucleotide exchange factor GrpE produces MTKQHKNKPETDVKTEKTGNGEGQAETQATDINAPTGENEPTEGQEESAEQKIAELNKKYTELNEKYLRLYSEFDNFRKRALKERIELSKTATEDVITELLPVLDDFERAIVSFDKAEKIEPLKEGTNLIYNKFKNTLQQKGLQEAEAMGQVFDTDFHEAIANIPSPSEDMKNKILDVTQKGYLLNGKVIRFAKVVVGN; encoded by the coding sequence ATGACTAAACAGCACAAAAATAAGCCTGAAACAGACGTAAAAACAGAAAAAACCGGCAATGGCGAAGGCCAGGCCGAAACACAGGCAACTGACATAAATGCACCAACCGGAGAAAATGAACCGACAGAAGGTCAGGAAGAAAGTGCTGAGCAAAAAATTGCTGAGCTGAACAAAAAATATACAGAATTGAACGAAAAATATCTTCGTTTGTACTCCGAATTTGACAATTTCAGAAAAAGAGCGCTGAAAGAGCGCATTGAACTGAGCAAAACAGCAACAGAAGATGTGATTACCGAATTACTTCCTGTTCTTGACGATTTTGAAAGAGCCATTGTCTCTTTTGATAAAGCAGAAAAGATTGAGCCACTGAAAGAAGGAACAAACCTGATATACAACAAGTTTAAAAACACCTTGCAACAAAAAGGGCTTCAGGAAGCAGAAGCCATGGGACAGGTTTTTGACACTGATTTTCACGAAGCCATTGCCAATATACCATCTCCATCAGAAGATATGAAAAACAAAATTCTGGATGTAACGCAAAAAGGATATCTGCTGAATGGCAAAGTTATCAGGTTTGCAAAAGTTGTAGTTGGGAATTAA
- the dnaJ gene encoding molecular chaperone DnaJ: MTKRDYYEILGVTRNANESEIKKAYRQMALKYHPDKNPGNKEAEEKFKEAAEAYEVLSNAEKRARYDQFGHDGLRNGGGQGGFGGGMSMDDIFSQFGDIFGSAFGGGFGGFSSGGSRRRVNKGTNLRVKVKLTLEEIATGVEKKIKVNKLVGCSTCNGTGAAGGSSFSTCSHCRGTGQVTRVTSTFLGQMQTTSTCPYCNGEGQTITNKCTTCGGSGTTKGEEVISLNIPAGVSEGIQLSVGGKGNAAPRGGVPGDLIVQIEELPHPELLRDGSNILYEHFISFPDAAIGTSIEIPTIDGRVKIKIEPGTQGGKVLRLKGKGIPSLNGYGRGDQLINISVWTPKHLSRQEQELLEKLKQSENFKPHPGAKDKSFFDRMKEYFQ, encoded by the coding sequence GTGACAAAAAGAGATTATTACGAAATACTGGGCGTAACGCGCAATGCCAATGAGTCGGAAATCAAGAAGGCTTACCGGCAGATGGCTCTTAAATACCATCCTGACAAAAATCCGGGAAATAAGGAAGCCGAAGAGAAGTTTAAAGAAGCGGCTGAAGCATACGAAGTGCTGAGCAATGCTGAAAAACGCGCTCGTTACGATCAATTTGGGCACGACGGGCTTCGCAATGGCGGTGGCCAGGGAGGCTTTGGTGGCGGCATGAGCATGGACGACATCTTCAGCCAGTTTGGCGACATCTTTGGCAGTGCGTTTGGTGGCGGATTTGGCGGTTTCAGCAGTGGCGGATCGCGCCGCAGAGTAAATAAAGGAACCAACCTCAGGGTTAAAGTTAAGCTTACATTAGAAGAAATTGCTACGGGTGTTGAGAAAAAAATCAAAGTAAACAAATTGGTAGGTTGCAGCACCTGTAATGGAACTGGTGCAGCCGGAGGTTCTTCTTTCTCAACCTGCTCCCACTGCCGTGGAACAGGCCAGGTAACCAGAGTCACCAGCACCTTTCTGGGACAGATGCAAACTACCTCAACCTGCCCTTATTGTAACGGAGAAGGCCAAACCATTACCAACAAATGCACAACATGCGGCGGAAGCGGCACTACCAAAGGCGAAGAGGTTATCAGTCTGAATATTCCTGCCGGTGTTTCTGAAGGAATACAACTTTCGGTTGGCGGCAAAGGAAATGCTGCTCCCAGAGGTGGTGTTCCGGGTGATTTAATTGTTCAGATTGAAGAACTGCCTCATCCTGAACTTCTGCGTGACGGAAGCAATATCCTTTACGAACACTTTATCAGTTTCCCTGATGCAGCCATCGGCACATCAATTGAAATTCCGACTATTGACGGAAGAGTTAAAATAAAAATCGAACCCGGAACACAAGGGGGTAAAGTTCTTCGGCTAAAAGGCAAAGGAATTCCTTCACTGAATGGTTACGGCCGGGGCGACCAACTGATTAATATAAGTGTCTGGACTCCAAAGCACCTGAGCCGTCAGGAACAGGAATTACTTGAAAAACTCAAACAATCAGAAAACTTCAAACCACACCCCGGCGCAAAAGACAAATCGTTTTTTGACAGAATGAAAGAGTATTTTCAATAG
- a CDS encoding ATP-binding cassette domain-containing protein, producing the protein MSYFSAKNITKRYANHTALSNVSIEVPEQSIFGLLGPNGAGKTSLIRIINQITGPDEGEVFFGSEKLAPHHINKIGYLPEERGLYKKMKVGEQALYLAQLKGVSKADALKRLKYWFEKFEIQTWWNRKVEELSKGMQQKVQFIVTIIHEPSLLIFDEPFSGFDPINVNLLKEEILNLRNNGATIIFSTHNMASVEELCDNIALINNSHKILEGKVKDIKKTYKTNTFSLEYDGFAGSLKSILPQDFKLLEEVQDDELFRVAVQLPKGTSQNQLINAVLPHINLHSFNEIIPKMNEIFIETVNSSINHSANTQNNQA; encoded by the coding sequence ATGTCTTATTTTTCAGCCAAAAACATAACCAAGAGATATGCCAACCACACGGCATTGTCCAATGTGAGCATCGAGGTTCCCGAGCAATCTATTTTCGGTCTTTTGGGCCCTAACGGAGCAGGAAAAACTTCGTTGATTCGGATTATAAATCAGATAACAGGCCCCGATGAAGGAGAAGTATTTTTCGGAAGCGAAAAACTTGCTCCGCATCACATCAATAAAATAGGATATCTGCCCGAAGAACGCGGATTGTACAAAAAAATGAAAGTTGGCGAGCAGGCTCTTTACCTTGCTCAGCTCAAAGGCGTTAGCAAGGCCGATGCTCTTAAACGACTAAAATACTGGTTTGAAAAATTTGAAATCCAAACCTGGTGGAACAGGAAAGTGGAAGAGCTCTCCAAAGGAATGCAGCAGAAAGTACAATTCATTGTTACGATCATTCATGAGCCATCCTTGCTCATTTTTGATGAACCATTCAGCGGTTTCGACCCCATCAATGTAAATCTGCTGAAAGAAGAGATCCTTAACTTGCGAAATAACGGAGCAACCATTATTTTTTCAACCCACAACATGGCCTCAGTTGAAGAATTATGCGACAATATTGCACTGATAAACAATTCGCACAAAATACTGGAAGGCAAGGTCAAAGACATTAAAAAGACTTATAAGACAAATACTTTTTCGTTGGAATATGATGGCTTTGCAGGCTCACTCAAATCCATTCTTCCTCAGGATTTCAAACTATTAGAGGAAGTTCAGGACGATGAATTATTCAGGGTAGCAGTACAATTGCCCAAAGGCACCAGCCAGAATCAGCTTATCAACGCAGTGCTTCCGCACATCAACCTGCATTCATTCAACGAAATTATTCCAAAGATGAATGAAATTTTCATCGAAACAGTGAATTCTTCCATCAATCATTCAGCTAACACTCAAAATAACCAGGCATGA
- the murA gene encoding UDP-N-acetylglucosamine 1-carboxyvinyltransferase, giving the protein MSSFIINGGKKLAGEITPQGAKNEALQILCAVLLTKETVTISNVPDIRDVNKLIELLGDMGVKVATQAKGTYTFKADDVNLDYLKSADFRKKGAGLRGSIMLLGPLLARFGKGYIPHPGGDKIGRRRLDTHFIGLQKLGARFESEGTNSFYSIDASELKGCYMLLDEASVTGTANVLMAAVMAKGKTTIFNAACEPYLVQLCRMLNRMGAQISGVGSNLLTIEGVDQLNGTTHTMLPDMIEIGSFIGMAAMTGSAITIKNVQYQELGIIPEVFSRLGIAMELHGDNIYIPEQEHYKVETFMDGSIMTISDAPWPGFTPDLISIALVVATQAQGSVLIHQKMFESRLFFVDKLIDMGAQIILCDPHRATVIGLDKQVPLRGITMSSPDIRAGVALLIAALSAKGKSQIDNIEQIDRGYENIDGRLRALGADIERVEN; this is encoded by the coding sequence ATGAGTTCGTTTATCATCAACGGAGGCAAAAAATTAGCCGGAGAAATCACCCCACAGGGAGCAAAAAACGAAGCGCTGCAAATTTTGTGCGCTGTTTTACTTACCAAAGAAACAGTTACAATCAGCAATGTTCCCGACATAAGGGATGTGAATAAACTGATTGAATTGCTGGGCGACATGGGTGTAAAAGTGGCAACCCAGGCCAAAGGGACTTATACCTTTAAAGCCGATGATGTAAACCTTGATTATTTAAAATCAGCTGATTTTCGTAAAAAAGGAGCCGGTTTGCGTGGCTCCATTATGCTGCTCGGGCCTCTGCTTGCCAGATTTGGCAAAGGCTACATTCCACATCCGGGAGGCGATAAAATAGGAAGGCGCAGACTTGACACTCATTTTATCGGACTGCAGAAACTGGGAGCACGTTTTGAGTCGGAAGGTACCAACAGCTTTTACAGCATCGACGCTTCTGAACTCAAAGGCTGCTATATGCTGCTTGACGAAGCATCGGTTACCGGCACAGCCAATGTGCTGATGGCCGCTGTTATGGCCAAAGGCAAAACCACCATTTTTAACGCAGCCTGCGAACCATACCTGGTACAACTGTGCCGTATGCTCAACCGCATGGGTGCCCAGATTTCAGGCGTAGGATCAAACCTGCTGACCATTGAAGGTGTTGACCAACTGAACGGAACAACACATACCATGCTGCCCGACATGATTGAAATTGGCAGTTTTATTGGTATGGCAGCCATGACAGGCTCAGCAATAACCATTAAAAACGTACAATACCAGGAATTGGGCATCATTCCTGAAGTATTTAGCCGACTGGGCATTGCCATGGAATTGCATGGAGACAACATCTACATTCCTGAACAGGAACATTACAAGGTAGAAACTTTTATGGATGGTTCAATCATGACCATCAGCGACGCCCCATGGCCCGGATTTACTCCCGACCTCATCAGTATAGCTCTGGTGGTAGCCACACAGGCACAAGGCAGCGTACTCATTCACCAGAAAATGTTTGAAAGCAGACTGTTTTTTGTTGACAAACTGATAGACATGGGCGCCCAGATTATTCTCTGCGATCCACACCGTGCTACAGTTATTGGCCTCGACAAACAGGTGCCGCTCAGGGGAATAACCATGTCGTCGCCCGACATCAGAGCCGGCGTTGCCCTGCTTATTGCAGCTCTATCTGCTAAAGGCAAAAGCCAGATTGACAACATTGAGCAGATTGACAGAGGATATGAAAACATTGACGGAAGACTTCGAGCACTGGGCGCTGACATAGAGCGGGTTGAAAATTAA